The genome window GTCCGACACGGGTACCGACGGGTGGACAACAAACACCGTGGGCACGGCGCCGATGTACGCAACGTGCTTGAAACTCTTGATGGCGTCGTAGCCGCCATGAGGCATCAGCGCGGGAGAGATCGACAACGGGGCTGAATTCGACATCAGCAAGGTGTAGCCGTCCGCTGGCGCCTGGGCCACCAGACTGGCGCCGATGGTGGACCCCGCGCCCGGCTTGTTTTCGATGACGATGGCCTGCCCTAGCCGTTCGGCAAGCGCGGGCGCGATGATGCGCGCGGCAATATCACTGGCGCCACCGGGCGGGAAGGTGACGACCAGCCGGATAGGGCGGTCCGGCCAGACCGATGCGCGTCCGATGCGGGGCCGTGCCAATGGCAGCGCCAAAGCGCTGGCAAGCATGAATTTGCGTCGGGAGATAGGCATGGCGTGTTTTTCTACAAGGCAGCCGCGTACACGGCAAAGGGGCGTAATGTAGAAAACCATGCAACGGCTGACAAAGATTTTGTAGCCGTTTGCTTATACCCGCCGCGAGCGCCGCGGCGGGTTCGGGTCAGGCGATGATCAGCTGCCCTTCTGCGCCTTGGTCATGTAGTCGATGGTCAGGTTCGACAAGGCGCGCACGCCGTTGATCAGGCCAGACTCATCCACATAGAAGCGCGGCGAATGGTTGGGGGCGGCCTTGTCCACATCGGTGCCCTTGGGCGTCACGCCCAGGTAAAAGAACATGCCCGGCACTTTCTCCTGATAGAAAGAGAAATCCTCGGAGGCCGTCGACTTGGGTTGCAGACCGTAGTTGCCATCGCCCGCCACGCGGCGCAGGGTGGAACCCATTTGTTCGGTCAGCGCCGGGTTGTTGACGGTGGCGTTGTAGAGTTCGACCACGCGCACATCCGCCTTGGCACCCGCGCTTTGCGCGATCATTTCGGCGGTGCGAGTGATGCGCTGATGGATGTCCTTTTTCATGCCTTCGTCATACGTGCGGATGGTGCCCGTCATGGCAACACTGTCGGGCACGATGTTCATGCGGTTGCCGCCATGGATGGCGCCCACGGTGATCACGGCGGGCTCCAGCATGCTGTTGATCTGGCGGCTGGGAATGGTCTGCAAGCCCAGGATGATCTGCGAACTGACGACGATAGGATCAATGCCGGACCACGGACGCGCGCCGTGTGTTTGCTTGCCGGTCACGTCGATCCAGAACTGGTCGGCGGCGGCCATCGCCGGGCCGCTGCGCCACGACAACCAGCCTGCCGGATAGGCGCTGGATACGTGCAAGCCAAAGATGGCGTCCACCTTGGGATTTTCCAGCACCCCTTCCTGCACCATCATCTTGGCGCCCCAGATCTTCTTGCCGTCGGGTTCGAAGTCGGCCGGGCTTTCCTCGGCGGGCTGGAAGATGAATTTCACGCTGCCGGGCAATTGATCCTTCATGCCGGCAAGCACTTCGGCCGTGGCCATCAAGATGGCGGTGTGCGTGTCGTGGCCGCAGGCGTGCATCACGTCCACTTCCTTGCCCAGATACGTGCCGCGCGCCTTGGAGGCGAACGGCACGTCTACCTGTTCCTTGACGGGCAGGGCGTCCATGTCGGCCCGCAGCGCTACGACCGGACCCGGCTTGCCGCCTTTGAGCACGGCGACCACGCCCGTGCCGGCGACGCCCGTTTTGACTTCCATGCCCAGCGCGCGCAGGTGGTCTGCCACCAGCTTGGACGTGCGCGTTTCCTGGTTGCCGAGTTCGGGATGTTGATGGATGTCGCGTCGCCAGGCGATGAGCTTGTCTTCAATGGCCCGGGCGCGCTGGTCGATCTGTTCAGACAGGGCCGGGTTGGGCGCGGGGGCCAGCGGACCTTGTGTGCCCGGTGCGCCTTGCGCGGCGGCGGGACCCGCCATCAGCAGGTGAGCGGCCAGCGCCAGCGGGGCCAGGCGGAATAGGGTGTTACGGCGTTGCATTGTCTTCTCCTCTTGGTTGTTAACCTGTTATTGGACGAGGATCTTACCGAAGCCGCGCGCCGCCGGCACGTTTGTTACGGATGCTTAATTTAGGCGCGATTTGATTCCGAAGCGTGGAATTTCTTGCGCTGTGAAAACGAAAAAAAAGCCAGACGCTCGAAGGGCGCTGGCTTTCACGAATCGCGTGCTGAAGACCGACGGGATCAGCAATAGACGCCGCTGGCTTGCAAAGCTCTTTTACTTTGCTATCCGCGCATCCAGGCTGTTGTCGGCCAACGCCTGGGCCTGGGCCTGCGACATGCCCAGGTGCTCGTATAGTGCGTGGAAATTCTCGTTTACGTACCCGCCAAAGTAGGCCGGGTCGTCCGAATTGACCGTCACTTTT of Achromobacter seleniivolatilans contains these proteins:
- a CDS encoding amidohydrolase, with protein sequence MQRRNTLFRLAPLALAAHLLMAGPAAAQGAPGTQGPLAPAPNPALSEQIDQRARAIEDKLIAWRRDIHQHPELGNQETRTSKLVADHLRALGMEVKTGVAGTGVVAVLKGGKPGPVVALRADMDALPVKEQVDVPFASKARGTYLGKEVDVMHACGHDTHTAILMATAEVLAGMKDQLPGSVKFIFQPAEESPADFEPDGKKIWGAKMMVQEGVLENPKVDAIFGLHVSSAYPAGWLSWRSGPAMAAADQFWIDVTGKQTHGARPWSGIDPIVVSSQIILGLQTIPSRQINSMLEPAVITVGAIHGGNRMNIVPDSVAMTGTIRTYDEGMKKDIHQRITRTAEMIAQSAGAKADVRVVELYNATVNNPALTEQMGSTLRRVAGDGNYGLQPKSTASEDFSFYQEKVPGMFFYLGVTPKGTDVDKAAPNHSPRFYVDESGLINGVRALSNLTIDYMTKAQKGS